In Vitis vinifera cultivar Pinot Noir 40024 chromosome 4, ASM3070453v1, the genomic window ACAAAATACCTTCTATAAATAGCCTTTTTTAATCCTATGAATGGGAGTGAATCACTCTTCAAACCCTGCTCTTGAAATGGGCAGACCTCCTTGCTTTGAAGATGGATTGAATAAGGGGGTTTGGACTGCTCATGAGGATGAAGTTCTTGGAAATTATGTTAAATTGCATGGCGAAGGGAAGTGGGTTAATGTTGCCAAGGCAACAGGTGAGGTAGATTTGGCTCTTGATATGAATTTCTGACTCAAAATCCAATGGAAATGTTGATTgatttcgggtttcgggtttattttctgaattttCTGCAGGACTTAAGCGATCTGCTAAGAGTTGTAGGCTTCGTTGGCTGAATTATCTGAAACCCGACATCAAAAGGGGTAACATTGCTCTTGATGAAGAGGATCTCATCATCAGGCTACACAGGCTCTTGGGCAACAGGTTTTTCTAGTTGTTTGTTTTCTGTTTGGGAATATGTATTAGTCAATGAAGAAAAAACTTAGACTCTAATTGAGAAGTGAGAAGCACTTTAATAAATAGTTccgattttgtttttaatgttttatgaaGCAAAAAACTGTTTGGGAAGTTGGAATTATTAAAGAGCATGATATAGTTTAAATCCCGTTATCAAAACTTGATCTGACGGAAGgtcataaagaaaataaaactgttttctatttttttaatttttttttaacaacataaaattcttttttaaaactgtttctAAACATCACATTCTTAAACTCAGGTAAAACCTCACTTTTTTTCCATTCATTGTCTGTGGTATTTTGCAGATGGTCCCTGATAGCTAAAAGGCTTCCAGGCAGAACAGATAACGAAATCAAGAACTATTGGCACTCAACCTTGAAAAAGAAAGTGCAAGAGAGCAGCTCAAATCACTGCAAAAGCAAGAAGAAACCCATGATGGAGCCATCTGCTGAATCTGCAGAATCACTGAAGATGGATTCATGTCTGAGCCCCAACAAAGATGTAATTAATTGTACTACCAGTAGTAGTGCTCATCCTTTTCCTCTACTGTTTCCTGTTGATGAACATCCTGAAGCTTTCACGCCTGTGGAACCCTCCATTGATGGAGGATTGGGGAAGGAAATAGTAGCAGAACAACCACCAGAGTCTGGTGATGAGATTTTCCCAGTTAATATCAGTTGTGGAAATGATGCTTTGTGGGACTCCTTGATGGACTTTGATGTTGACCAGCTTTGCCTTTCTGAAATTCTTGAAGAGAATTTCGCTAGCTTCAGTGAATTTGATAGTATGACTGTGGGGGAATGTGGGATTAATGGCTGCCAAGATGATCCATTGCCTTCATTTTCAGACCTCGGCTAAAATCGATGTCGATATCAAAATCACAGCTTTTCTAGGTTCCATCCAAGTTGGTCTCTACATAACCATCTATTAATTCTCATTAGGAATAATTAAGTCATAAGGAGGGAAGAACTCTGTAGTCTATGGTCATTTTTATTGAATTCTAGTATAATGATATACACATCGCCCATTTGTGGAGCCATGTCTCTCATGTcgtcttctccttcttctttacTGCCCATGGCCATGGCTCTCTGCATCCAAAATGGCCTTCATTCTTCTCCTCCTTTGTCGAAGAAATAACACCATGGCTATGGTAATGGGGCACATACTCTGCCATCTCATGAAGTTTGGAAATGTTCGATGTGGGACAAGAAAATTCCAGCAATAAAAGAGGGTTTCTTCCAGGGCCAGCATGTATTGCCTAGGAAAATGCTTCCATGGCTTAGTATCCGAATctaatttcttgattttgtgcTGTTTTTGCCATGAAAAGCCAAGTTTGATGCTAAAGTTTTAGTAACCATCACATTGGAATAGCATTGGGATCCTTGGCTTATGTGACATGTTTTCATTTGATGTGGGCTTTCCACTTTCTGAATT contains:
- the LOC100266387 gene encoding MYB-like transcription factor EOBI, coding for MGVNHSSNPALEMGRPPCFEDGLNKGVWTAHEDEVLGNYVKLHGEGKWVNVAKATGLKRSAKSCRLRWLNYLKPDIKRGNIALDEEDLIIRLHRLLGNRWSLIAKRLPGRTDNEIKNYWHSTLKKKVQESSSNHCKSKKKPMMEPSAESAESLKMDSCLSPNKDVINCTTSSSAHPFPLLFPVDEHPEAFTPVEPSIDGGLGKEIVAEQPPESGDEIFPVNISCGNDALWDSLMDFDVDQLCLSEILEENFASFSEFDSMTVGECGINGCQDDPLPSFSDLG